From Zea mays cultivar B73 chromosome 3, Zm-B73-REFERENCE-NAM-5.0, whole genome shotgun sequence:
AATCGTCATTTTAGTTTCTTGAGATACAACCTCATGCCAACTTCAAGGATGTGTTATGGTTTTCTTGTCCCTGGCCTTTCAGGTGTGCATCTAAAAAGCTCCTCATGATCTCCGTCAAGGATCACTAAGAACCCAGTTTACTGGTTCAAAGTGCAGAGATGCTGCAAAGAACACTGTAAAGATCGTTGCGGCAATCCTTGAGAACCAATGGATACAGATGATGAATCTTGCAGTAACTAACTGAATTAGTTGAACTGAGATCCTCAAACCATTCATACGGGGCACCATTACCAATGTTCTCATATGCCTCTCAGCAAGCTGGCTCTGGAAGGTGGAGCTATACTGCCCCGTCATAGCCATGGGCATCGAGGAACTTGCAGAAGTATCACAGGATGAGCAAGTTGAATGTGTGATTCAACTAGCCTACAGAACATCAAGAAAGGATAGCTGGATTAATGTCGAGGTGAAAGTCGAAAACATAAGGTCAGTTATTTCAACATATAAGAACCAATTTTTCATATTACATGAACTAGAATCAAGTTCCATCTTGAAGTAGAAATAACTTGGTTTTTTAGCACAATGGCCAAAGAATGGTTTTATTTTAGTGGTAACCTGTAAGGAAATGTACTTATATTTTAAACTAGAGATTTTCAAGAGGCAGGAAATGTACTTTTTTAATTCAAAAGCTTATATTTTAATATAAAAAAATAATCTGATTTGTTGTAGACCCGTTAATTTGAACTCGAACCTGTTAAGTGGCGTTTCCCGGCGAAAAATGACCGAAAACCAGTTGAGAAGCGGTTGTTTTCACCGAGAAAAACGGAAAACggtattttaaatttgaaaaataCAAACCACTCGGGATTAACGGTTTTTGGGCGGATTTCGTTCTCGCTGTTGAGCGAGAAATATGTTGAAAACGGGACGGTGAACCTTGCACGCAAGAGTATATTCGACGTAAATAAAATATATGTGATAGAAATATGCAACAACGTATAAAACAAAATCGCATATCCATTAGCAAGCAGAATTTGGTGTGGATGTATGTCAAAGCTATTTTTCTTTGTCCTTGATACTATATATATACTGTATTCGTTTTGTTTGTTTTTACCAAAACCATGGATATTCCGAGACATTGAAACTCACAGGCATCGAAATCTGAAACACCCCACAGTTAAATGCTAAAACTAACCGGAGAAAAAAAAACGGAGTAACGCGCTGGATTATTATTACCATGCAGTTTCTTCAAGGTTTCAATTCTAGCAAACGGTCAGATATCATATCTCCATAAATACCAGGGGGTGGGTGGGTGTTGCTGTGATGAACAAACGAACCAatctagagaaaaagaaagaaaagaaaggaggAGGGAGAGATCAGGGCATAGTGAAAAAGAAAAATGGCAACAATTGCTGTTCCTCGAGTTGTCCCTTCTCCTGCTGAAGATGCCGCGGCTCTCTTGAAGGCGTTCCAGGGTAAGGTCATTGTTGCTCCGCCTGATCTCTCTGACACGAGCGTAAAACGCTCAAACATTGGCCTCATCTTTCATTATTAGCTAGCTAGGTTATGTTTACGTAAACATATTCTTTTTCTTAAATAAACGGACAGACAGGGGAGCTGAAAAGCTGCATGCACGCATTCAAAACTGCAATATTGTGCTCCTTTGCACAGCCTCCATCCCCGGTGGAAGGAACAAAACAATACATTAGAAATGACCGACTTGCGAGCTGTTTTTCACTGTGGTTCATTATATTCAGGATGGGGCACCGACGAGCAGGCGGTGATAGGCATCCTAGCCCACCGCGACGCGACGCAGAGGGAGCAGATCGCGCTGGAATACGAGCACAAGTACGGCGAGAGCCTAGTCCAGCGCCTCCAGTCCGAGCTCACCGGCGATTTTGAGGTTCCGATCACCGTGCTTTCATCATCTGGTATAATTAGTTTTTTTTTTTTGACATCGCCTGAGCTGACGAATTTGAGGGTGCAGAGAGCAGTGTACCACTGGATGCTGGGCCCCGCCGAGAGGCAGGCGGTGATGGCGAACGCCGCGACGGAGTGCCTCCAGGAGGAGTGCGCGGTGATCGTGGAGATCGCGTGCGCCAACTCGTCCGCCGAGCTCGTGGCCGTCAAGAAGGCCTACCATGCCCTGTACAGGCGCTCCCTGGAGGAAGACGTCGCCGCTCGTGCCACGGCCGGCAACCTTCGCAGCGTACGCCTGCCTGCGTTTGCGTTGCTTATTTCCCCCGGCCGGCCCTATAGGTTGGCATATATGCATGCATGAATCATGATCCATGCATCCTCCAGCTCCTGCTCGCCCTGGTGAGCACGTACAGGTACGACGGCGCCGACAGCGTGGACATGGAGCTAGCGCGGTCGGAGGCGAAGGCCGTGCACGAGGCCGTGagggacggcggcggcgcggggggccacgaGGAGCTCATCCGGGTCGTGGGCACCCGGAGCAAGGCGCAGCTCAGGGCCACGTTCGGCTGCTTCAAGGACGAGCACCGCCGCAGCGTCGCCAAGGCGCTGCCGCGCGGCACCGACCCCACGGGGTACCTGCGCGCGCTGCGGGCGGCGGTGAGGTGCGTCGCAGATCCCAGCAAGTACTTCGCCAAGGTGAGCGAGAGAGGAGAGGCGATCGATATGAATGTGATCATCGAATCGTCCTTGTTGATGAACTCAACTGTAACTGTGATTGCCATTGCCATTGTAATGTGTTATATTGTCGCCTGGAAATATTGATTCTGAGCTAGATCGATTAAGCAGGTGCTGAGGAGCGCGACGCGCGAGTCCGCAGGGACCGACGAGGATAGCCTGGCCAGGGTGGTGCTGCTGCACGCGGAGAAGGACGACATGGGGGCCATCTGCGCCGCGTTCCTCAAGAGGGCCTCCTGCACCTTGGAACAGGCCGTCGCCAAGGAAACCTCGGGCGACTACAGGAGCTTCCTGCTGGCTCTTCTTGGGAGCTAAACAAACAATACACACACGTACACACATATTACTCCTACTATATAATAAGCTAGCTCTTGTCATTTCATCTTGCACCGACTGCATGTAATAAGCTCTTGTCGGGATCTAGCCTACAGTGACTTTTTTAATAATGGGAAAAGACATGTCATTGTTGAGTGTAAACCATGCTGCATTGGTACATCAAAGAAAGTCACCGTCTGCTTTTGGTCGTCATTCCGCTGCAACAGAACCCAAAGTCCAAACCAATAACGCGTCTCTCTGAATAGTACAGGTAAACAAGATTTTTTTTTTGCTTAATTACATCTGTCAAAAACTTAATTCGTTCTGACTGATCAAGTGATCATATTGCTCAACACGGAGCTCTCTGAATAGTTTAATGCTGGACCCCGTCTGCATACCTCGCCCATTTGGACAAACCAAACACATCAGTTGGTGCCCTGGTGGTATAATGTTAAAAGTGAATTGAAATGCATGCCAAATAAACTTACTAGCATAGTTCCAATAAAAAAATATTGTATGGTTTATGTGAACATAAAAACCGTACTTCCTCCAGTCCAAAATTTTTACCTTTAAACATAGGTTCCATATTAGAACTAGTAATCTCCTATTTCCTTTCTATCATTCCCCGGCGACTCAAATGAATTACAACATTTGTCATATATATAATATAATTGAAGAGCAACAGGTTCGTTCGATTGAAATTCTTAATTGTGGCGCATTGTTCAAATGATATGCGTTTTAAGATGACATGACAAAAAAGAGAACATTTTGTGGCACACGCTTTTACCTAGCCCACTGTTTTGTTTGTCGCAAGATACAATTTGCTTCTCAAAGTTCGAAATCGTTTATTTTGTTAATCACATCATATTACACACGGGAAGAAAAACTAATATCACTGTAGGACGGACGGATTGTATCTAAATTGCAAAAAAATCCGTGGCCCCATTAAGACACTAGCCCTGCCGCAAGCCAGCTGAGCAAGAGCAAAACAAAGCATCCCTAATGACCAAGGATTCAATGAAGTTTACCGATAAACACCGTATATTAAAATCAATGAATATAAATAGGTTACCATTTTGATCTCTGGGTCACGCAAGATACATCTCTAAAAGTGGACAGGGCAAGGGCAACAAAGGAAAACATGTAATAGAAAACAAAATTAAGTTACACATGCTCCGTAACAATCTGAGACTAATCAACGATTTTCCAGAGTCAAGTATATATCTTCATGCAGTAAGATGCTAAATGTATGGCTTTGGACATTCTAGTTGGGCAAGCAGCCAAGCACCTTCATTGATCATGAGCTGCCGTGGCAGCAACTGTATTATTTTAGCCAATGGTTTTGATGAAAGCATCGACATAAAATTCTTTTCTCATGCATTATATCTGCATAACGTAGAGGATAACATCAGTAAATCATGGAGTACTGGACCTCAAATCAGGCATTATCATCCACCATGGAATTTGATGTTTCAACTAGATTTTTACTGCTGGTGCCACACACCAACTAGAAAAATTGCTAAAACCAGAACCGGCTGGTGCCTGCAGGCTGCACAATTCTGGCAAAGACAAGATAAGACTTACCCTGAACATTTCGCTGAAAAGTCCTTCTAAAGGGTTCTGGCGCTGTATATTGTAAAATTTTGCAGCTATTTCGTCCAGTAACTGCAAGATGCAACCACGCAATCTCATAAGCTGCCAAAGTTTGCAATTTTTCTAGTTTTGACATGATACTATGATAGCAAGCTAACTTTAAAAGATTCCTACAGGATCTAAAATAATCCTCTAGGCacattattactaacatttttttGCAGTTTTTTAACTGTTATTCTGGTTCCTGTGAAACTCATGGCTACAGTTGTAAAAGATGCCATGTGATGCTAAACAGATATTCTTAACGAGAAATAAAATATTTGAGAAACAGCACTACCTCCTGAAACACAGCGTCACGATCTGTGCTTGTCTTATACTTCTGTCGAAGTGTCCTAAAAAGAGGATAAGCATCTCTCTCAAGCCTGTAAACAGTGTCACATGTTACAAATGCTAGAGTGctgaaaacaaaacaaaaaaaagcCATGACATACATCAATAACAAAAGTTGAAACAACATGAAATGCTCCAATAAGATTATTTCAAACATAAGGTGGCATCAATATGTTCAAAGTGCAGGACCAGTTTGTCATAAAGAAAATACCTAGCGAATCTCTTAACAGTGCAGATTTTGCATATAGGGAAATGAGCGTCCCCATTGGTGAATTTTTTTTTTCTTGAGCGtgcaggagagctgcgcatcattatattaagaagaaaaagaaggtccAAAGTAGACCAAATACAAGAACAAAGAGGAACACCAAACGGTGGCCAAAAAAACAGTAAATAAACTACACAACAAAGGAACTCCCCACTAAATCGCAGGAATGGGAGCCGTTAGGAGAGAGACTCTTGGACCCTGCCATCTCCCACAGCTCCAATTCCTTCTCAACTTTCCTAATGGCCGAAGCAACATCAGAGATGAGCATCTCAAAAACGCAGCCGTTCCTGTGGTTCCAAAGTGTCCAGAACCCCAGGATGATAAGGGAATTAAGCCATTTTGCAGCAATGCCCTGCAACTGATCAAAGGCCTTCTTCCACCAATCCATAGTGCTCCTATCGCCAGGCTGAGTGAGGCCCTGCAGGTTGACCTGCCCGAGCCATCTGTACCAGAATTGTCTAGAAAAAACACACCCCACCAGCAAGTGATCAATATCTTCAAATTCTTGATCACAAATAGGGCAACATTCAGGGTGTGGGAtgttaaggcccattaggcccaggccTACTGCCTATATATATAACCTATAGTCCTTAGGGACTAATTATCAATTGTGAACCCCAAGGTTAGTAACATGGTAACATAGGAGGTTACGATTagggtttacctaattttctagcCGCCGTTGCGGTCATCCCATCCCAGCCGCCGCCGGCGTCGCGGCCGTCCCAACCCTAGCCGCCGTCGCAGCCCTCATCTGCTCCGCCCTCTTGCGCTAGCCGTCGTCGCGGCCCTCATCTGCTTCGCCCTCCTGCGCCGTCGCGGACGCGCGCCTCCTCCTGCGTCGTCGCGGACGCGGACTCATGCGTCGTCATCTGTCTGCGAACTGCTGCGCTCGCGCCTGCGCCGTCGCGGCACCTGCTCCGCCCTCCTTCGCCGTCATCTGTCCGCGAGCGGACGCGGACAGCTGCACTCGCGCCAGTGCTCCATCTCGCCACGTGCGCCAGTGCTCCATTGGCCTGCTCGGTGTTGTCGGCCCTGCCTCCATCAGATCTGCTCCACCGTGCTTCTGCCTTCTACAGCCCAAACCAGATCTGCTGCCCGGTGTTGTTGCTCCGTTGGCCATCCGTTTGATCTGCTCCGTCGTGCTCCTGTCTTCTGCAGCCCCGGCCAGATCTGCACCCGCTAAGTTTTTTTGGTACCATCAAGCTAGTCTTTTTCAGATAGTGTTTTATTGCTCTTCAATATGTCGGCCAACGCTATTGCTGTCAATATTGTGCTTGATGGGCAGAACTACCCAGAATGGGCTTTTTGTGTTAAGACTGCATTAAGGGGTCACGGTTTATTATTTCATTTAACTGATGATTCTCCAGTTCTAACAGCTGATAGAAGCAATGCTGCTGCAATCAAGACTTGGCAGATCAATGATGGCAAGGTAATGGCTGCAATGGTCAATAGCCCTAAACCAACTATGATTATGAGTCTGTCCAAATTCACAACTGCTAAGGCCATCTAGTCACATATGAAGGATCGATTTGTTCAGGATAGCGGTGCTCTTTTACATACCCTTATACAGCAGATTCATGTCATTGAGCAACATGACATGACCATTGATGAATATTATTCCGCCTTTGATCGTCTTATGAGTGCATTGACCTCCATGGTGCCTGCTTGTACAATTGTGCCTTGCCCAGCCCATAAGTTCATTGAGAAGTTCTTTACCTACAGATTTGTTATGGGAGTTCGACCTGAATTTGATTCTCTTCGTGCAAGGCTGCTTCACAGTTCGGATACCCTAACCATGGCTCAAGCATTGTCTGAATTGCTTGCTGAAGAGACTCGTCTGAAGTTTATGTCTTCTATTACTGGTCTGAGTTCTCACAGTGTGTTGGCTGCTGCTCAGAAGTCCAGgaataaggatctctagctagataggggcgaccagccggcctatttatgtaatcaatggatgagaaataaagcaggcaagaattagaagggagaaacccacctcttgctcggccgtgggcagaggtCCCCGGTCGGtgttcctgcccatcgatacccctcttcaatccctcaccgatctagcaaCCATAACACTCGGCCTCTGGATCTTGTGGAACCATCGAAATGCCTGTGTCTTTGACGGTCTTTCTCCTTGTCTAAATGTAGCCATCAAGAGGACTGAGGAGGAGAGGGATCTGTGGGTGTTAGGAGGGGCTAAAAACTTAGATCTCCTAACAGCCCCAATCATAGGCCTTTAGATCAGAGTAGTTCCTGGGTTTTTTCCTTATGGATGTCTTTTTGTTTCTTTGTTTTCGGCCGCCGTAAAGGGGGCTTTTGTGTCTCCCTGTACTGATCCGTTTTGGATCTTTTTCCCTCTCTTCTTAATGAAATCATGCGCATGTCTCTTGCGCGTTCGAGAGAAAAAAATCCTAACTGGTCATTTTGAGAAAGTTGAGTGTATTGATCTTTTCTACACCAATCTCTTGGGTACCAGCGATAACAGGGTGAGAACTATTAATCTGGAGACTTTGGGAATGCCTTCTTATGATCTGTCTGAGTTGGAAGCCCCTTTCTCTGAGCAGGAAGTTTGGGAGGTCATCAAACAACTTCCTTCAGATAAGGCACCTAGGCCTGACGGCTTCACTTGGAAGTTCTACAAGGCATGCTGGGACATAATCAAACCTGATGTCATGGCTGCCATTTCACTTGGAAGAAAGTTTGACAATTTTGGTCGTCTAAACTCAGCCTATATCACTTTGATTCCTAAAATGGATGGGGCTGAAAATGTTAAAGATTTCAGGCCCATTAGCTTGTTCCACAGTTTTGGTAAATTAGTCACCAAAATCCTAGCATCTAGACTGTCCAAGAGGCTTCATGGGATGATATCACCTAATCAGAGTGCTTTTATAAAAGGAAGGTTCATCCAAGACAACTTTATGCTTGTTCAACAAACCACAAGACTTCTTTATCAACAGAACAAGGCATGTCTGTTGCTAAAACTTGACATTACCAAAGCTTTTGATTTTGTATCCTGGCCCTTCTTGATTGAAGTAATGCAGCAGAAATCTCATTAGTGGTCTGTTAGCCACCTCCTCTACTCAGGTTCTGTTGAATGGCTTTCCAGAATGCCGATTTTTGGGCACTATAAGCGAGTGTGGAAAACTTGGGCGCCACCAAAATGTCGATTTTTCATTTGGCTTGTTGCTCAAAACAGATGTTGGACAGCAGATAGACTCGCCAAGAGAGGATTAAATCGTCCGAACAATTGCCCCTTATGTGACCAAGATGCTGAATCTACAAACCATCTGCTAGTCCCATGCGTCTTTGCCAGGGTTTTCTGGTATAAGGCGCTTAGAAAGTTCGGTATGCATTCCTTAGCTCCTCAGCCAGCTGTTACCTCCTTTTTAGATTGGTGGGAAAATGCCTCAGAAATAGCTACTGGGCTCTCCAAAAAGGGTCTCAATTCCCTTATCATCTTGGGAGCTTGGTTGATCTGGCTTCATCGCGATAGATGCATTTTTGAAAATGGGTCTCCTTGCTTGTCTTTAATCCTCAAGCAGTTTGAAGACGAGAGTAGGTGGATGGCTGCTGGTGCCAAAGGATTATCTTACCTGGCAGCCCCTCTCCCTGCTATTTGAGGGTTGGAGGCATCTTTGTCTCGCCTGGTTGATGGTTGTGTTCCTACGGACCAGTTTATGTATGCTTGTTTTGCCTCCGTAAGGAGTTCTTAGTTTTTGTGTTTATTTTCTTTTGTAATTTTCTTTTGTATTTTCTGGTCTTCTAATGACCATGTACCCTCTCTTCTTAAGTTATAAAATGGTGCAATCCTCCTGCGCACTCGAGAAAAAAATGGCTTTCCAGGATGTCATATTCTACATAAGAGAGGACTTTGTCAGGGAGATCCTCTTTCACCCATGTTGTTTATTTTAGTAATGGATGTCCTTGGTTCCTTGTTTTCAAAGGCTGAAGAAGAGGGGCTGCTGCAACAACTTTCATGCAGGAGGAAACTTCACAGGGTCTCCATGTATGCAGACGATGTTGCTCTCTTATTGCATCCATCTCCAGCTGATACGGCCCTTTCTCTTGATAATTTAAAACTGTTCGAGGATGCATCTGGATTGCACAATAATGCACAGAAGTTAAATGTCTATCCTATAAGATGTTCTGAACAAGAATTGGCAGATGCACAGAACATGCTTCCAGGTGGTCTTTCTGATTTCCCTTGCATATATTTGGGGCTGCCTTTATCCTTGCATAAGTTGTCCAAACAGCAGTTCCAACCAATTGTTGAGAAGATTGCTGATCAGCTCCCCAATTGGAAGGCAGATCTAATGACTAGAGCTGGGAGGAGAGCGCAGGTTCAGCATGTTCTCACAAGTATGATGGTGTACCTTGCCATGGTAGTTGCTATTCCAAAATGGGGTCTAGATGCTATTGATAAAATACGCATGGGTTTTCTTTGGAGGGTCCGGAAGAAAGCAAGAGGAGGTCACTGCCTTGTGGCCTGGGGAAGAGTTTGTCGTCCACTGCAGCTTGGTGGCCTTGGCATATCTAGTTTTCTAGAACTATGTTGGGGCCCTTGGAATAAGATGGCTCTGGTTGCAAAAGACAGATCCCATACGCCCATGGTCTAATCTCCCCATAAAAGTTCCTGGAAAAGCTAGAGCTTTCTTTACAGAGGTGGTCCTTGCTGAGGTGGGAGATGGCACAAATACAAAGTTTTGGAAGGATAAGTCTGCTTATGAATGCTCCTACTAGCACCTATTCAACAAAGTCTGCTTACGAATGGTTCTTTGTAGGGTGTGTGGCTTTCCCTCATCACAAGAGAATTTGGAAAACTTGGGCCTTGCCAAAATGTCGTTTCTTTGTAGGGTGTGTGGCTTTCCCTCATCACAAGAGTCTGGACAGCAGATAGGCTTGCTAAAAGAGGGCTAAATCATCCTGAGAAGTGCCCCCTTTGTGATCAAGAGGATGAAACTATTGATCACCTCCTTGTTACCTGTTCTTTCTCCAGTGAATTCTGGTATTTGCTGCTATGGAAATTTGGTCTGCATTCTTTGGCTCCTCAACCGGATGTTGGTTCATATCTAGACTGGTGGGAAGCGGTGGGGATATTGTTAATGGACTCACCAAAAAAGGACTTGATTCCCTTATCATCCTGGGAGCCTGGATCTTGTGGAAACATAGAAACAAATGCGTCTTTGATGGCTGCAGCCCTAGTGTTATCATGAGTCTTAGAGTTGTGGATGAGGAAAGGAAAAAATGGGAGATTGCTGGTGCCAAGGGTCTTTCCCACTTGGCAGCACCATTAGCTGAGAATCAAGAAGGGCCTTTTGGTTTCCTTTGATTGTTGCCGTTTTTTATGGATTCATTTATGTATACTTGCTACTGGCCTCCGTAAGGAGGCCTCTTGTATTGGTATTTTAAGACCACCCTCTTTTTCTGCTTAAATATATAATGGGGCACggttctcctgcgcgttcgagagAGAAAAAGATACCGCCGTTCAAATATAACCCCTGTGATACTATTATATGTTTGAGAAAGCAAAGCATGATGCGGTAGCAGATCATTAAACAAACCTAAAGGTTTGATCTAAACCCAAAAAAAAACATTAACCAAAGCTCACCATGAAGTTGACAAGACAGAAGGGAAACTATTCTAATActaaaagaaaagaa
This genomic window contains:
- the LOC103649719 gene encoding annexin-like protein RJ4, with product MATIAVPRVVPSPAEDAAALLKAFQGWGTDEQAVIGILAHRDATQREQIALEYEHKYGESLVQRLQSELTGDFERAVYHWMLGPAERQAVMANAATECLQEECAVIVEIACANSSAELVAVKKAYHALYRRSLEEDVAARATAGNLRSLLLALVSTYRYDGADSVDMELARSEAKAVHEAVRDGGGAGGHEELIRVVGTRSKAQLRATFGCFKDEHRRSVAKALPRGTDPTGYLRALRAAVRCVADPSKYFAKVLRSATRESAGTDEDSLARVVLLHAEKDDMGAICAAFLKRASCTLEQAVAKETSGDYRSFLLALLGS